Proteins from a genomic interval of Bombus affinis isolate iyBomAffi1 chromosome 14, iyBomAffi1.2, whole genome shotgun sequence:
- the LOC126924532 gene encoding poly(U)-binding-splicing factor half pint isoform X4 has translation MEQSIKMVLMKQTLAHQQQQMASQRNQVQRQQALALMCRVYVGSISFELKEDTIRQAFLPFGPIKSINMSWDPVTQKHKGFAFVEYEIPEAAQLALEQMNGVMIGGRNIKVVGRPSNMPQAQSVIDEITEESKHYNRIYIASIHQDLTEDDIKSVFEAFGPITYCKLAQGSSPHRHKGYGFIEYETMQAALEAIASMNLFDLGGQYLRVGRAITPPNALMGPPSGTSMMPTAAAVAAAAATAKIQAMDAVASNAVALGLTKLGAAAPPILNQALPGIVRPTIAPATMMAPPTIATVAPVIPPPGIAIPQTLTRPPAIIQPIPGQPVVIPPPAVVAPTIVGTPVIPVTTTTNSDIMRRAQEQAAHQKQQEELQKKLLEETEPQTLQQQENMSIKGQSARHLVMQKLMRKVESRVVILRNMVAPEDVDESLQEEIQDECSKFGVVERVIIYNERQSEDDEDAEVIVKIFVEFSQMSEAERARDSLNGRYFGGRLVKGELYDQALFDNSDFSG, from the exons ATGGAACAAAGCATCAAAATGGTTTTAATGAAGCAGACTCTCGCACATCAACAGCAG CAAATGGCTAGTCAACGGAATCAGGTGCAGAGACAGCAGGCTCTCGCCCTCATGTGCAG GGTATATGTGGGCAGCATCAGTTTTGAATTAAAAGAGGACACGATTAGGCAAGCTTTCTTGCCTTTTGGTCCTATAAAATCAATCAACATGTCTTGGGATCCAGTTACGCAGAAGCACAAAGGATTCGCATTCGTCGAATACGAGATACCTGAAGCAGCACAACTTGCTTTGGAACAAATGAATGGTGTCATGATTGGTGGACGTAACATCAAG gTTGTGGGGCGACCGTCGAATATGCCTCAGGCCCAGTCCGTTATTGATGAAATTACGGAAGAGAGTAAACActataatcgaatttatattgCGTCAATCCATCAAGATTTAACTGAGGACGATATTAAATCCGTGTTTGAAGCGTTTGGACCGATTACATATTGTAAATTGGCACAAGGCAGTTCGCCCCATCGACATAAAGGTTACGGTTTTATTGAATACGAAACAATGCAGGCCGCGTTAGAAGCTATCGCATCAATGAATTTATTTGACTTGGGTGGGCAATACTTGCGAGTAGGCAGAGCTATTACTCCACCAAATGCTCTTATGGGTCCGCCAAGTGGAACTAGTATGATGCCTACCGCTGCTGCGGTCGCAGCTGCAGCTGCAACTGCAAAAATTCAAGCAATGGATGCTGTAGCTAGTAATGCAGTTGCTCTTGGTTTGACCAAGCTTGGAGCAGCTGCCCCACCAATTTTGAATCAAG CTTTGCCTGGTATAGTAAGACCGACTATTGCCCCAGCGACAATGATGGCACCGCCAACTATAGCAACGGTAGCACCTGTTATACCTCCGCCTGGTATAGCTATACCGCAAACTTTAACTCGGCCTCCTGCGATAATTCAACCGATACCTGGGCAGCCAGTTGTTATACCTCCTCCAGCTGTTGTAGCACCTACAATAGTAGGAACTCCAGTC ATACCTGTTACAACTACGACGAATTCCGATATTATGAGACGGGCACAAGAACAAGCAGCTCATCAAAAACAACAGGAAGAATTACAGAAGAAATTGTTAGAAGAGACAGAACCCCAAACATTACAGCAACAAGAAAATATGTCGATCAAAGGACAAAGTGCGCGTCATCTTGTTATGCAGAAACTTATGCGCAAAGTTGAATCCCGTGTTGTTATTTTACGAAACATGGTAGCCCCAGAAGATGTAGATGAAAGTTTACAAGAAGAAATTCAAGATGAATGTTCTAAATTTGGAGTTGTAGAAAGAGTTATTATTTATAATGAACGACAATCGGAAGATGACGAAGATGCGGAAGTTatcgtaaaaatatttgttgAATTTTCTCAGATGAGTG AAGCGGAACGTGCAAGGGATTCTTTGAATGGTCGTTATTTCG
- the LOC126924532 gene encoding poly(U)-binding-splicing factor half pint isoform X3 yields the protein MVEVLNVICIIFHLCLMPTFFVGNASEFLPGPIYDLNQIKQVVAGPGAKYLTLPGILGAGLPKITSEQQDTVNRAKKYAMEQSIKMVLMKQTLAHQQQQMASQRNQVQRQQALALMCRVYVGSISFELKEDTIRQAFLPFGPIKSINMSWDPVTQKHKGFAFVEYEIPEAAQLALEQMNGVMIGGRNIKVVGRPSNMPQAQSVIDEITEESKHYNRIYIASIHQDLTEDDIKSVFEAFGPITYCKLAQGSSPHRHKGYGFIEYETMQAALEAIASMNLFDLGGQYLRVGRAITPPNALMGPPSGTSMMPTAAAVAAAAATAKIQAMDAVASNAVALGLTKLGAAAPPILNQALPGIVRPTIAPATMMAPPTIATVAPVIPPPGIAIPQTLTRPPAIIQPIPGQPVVIPPPAVVAPTIVGTPVIPVTTTTNSDIMRRAQEQAAHQKQQEELQKKLLEETEPQTLQQQENMSIKGQSARHLVMQKLMRKVESRVVILRNMVAPEDVDESLQEEIQDECSKFGVVERVIIYNERQSEDDEDAEVIVKIFVEFSQMSEAERARDSLNGRYFGGRLVKGELYDQALFDNSDFSG from the exons ATGGTGGAAGTACTGAatgtaatatgtattatatttcatCTTTGTCTAATGCCAACTTTCTTCGTAGGGAATGCATCAGAGTTCTTACCCGGCCCTATATATGATCTCAATCAAATAAAACAAGTTGTTGctg GACCTGGAGCTAAATATCTTACATTACCTGGCATTCTAGGTGCGGGTCTTCCAAAAATTACATCTGAACAACAGGATACAGTAAATAGAGCAAAAAAGTATGCAATGGAACAAAGCATCAAAATGGTTTTAATGAAGCAGACTCTCGCACATCAACAGCAG CAAATGGCTAGTCAACGGAATCAGGTGCAGAGACAGCAGGCTCTCGCCCTCATGTGCAG GGTATATGTGGGCAGCATCAGTTTTGAATTAAAAGAGGACACGATTAGGCAAGCTTTCTTGCCTTTTGGTCCTATAAAATCAATCAACATGTCTTGGGATCCAGTTACGCAGAAGCACAAAGGATTCGCATTCGTCGAATACGAGATACCTGAAGCAGCACAACTTGCTTTGGAACAAATGAATGGTGTCATGATTGGTGGACGTAACATCAAG gTTGTGGGGCGACCGTCGAATATGCCTCAGGCCCAGTCCGTTATTGATGAAATTACGGAAGAGAGTAAACActataatcgaatttatattgCGTCAATCCATCAAGATTTAACTGAGGACGATATTAAATCCGTGTTTGAAGCGTTTGGACCGATTACATATTGTAAATTGGCACAAGGCAGTTCGCCCCATCGACATAAAGGTTACGGTTTTATTGAATACGAAACAATGCAGGCCGCGTTAGAAGCTATCGCATCAATGAATTTATTTGACTTGGGTGGGCAATACTTGCGAGTAGGCAGAGCTATTACTCCACCAAATGCTCTTATGGGTCCGCCAAGTGGAACTAGTATGATGCCTACCGCTGCTGCGGTCGCAGCTGCAGCTGCAACTGCAAAAATTCAAGCAATGGATGCTGTAGCTAGTAATGCAGTTGCTCTTGGTTTGACCAAGCTTGGAGCAGCTGCCCCACCAATTTTGAATCAAG CTTTGCCTGGTATAGTAAGACCGACTATTGCCCCAGCGACAATGATGGCACCGCCAACTATAGCAACGGTAGCACCTGTTATACCTCCGCCTGGTATAGCTATACCGCAAACTTTAACTCGGCCTCCTGCGATAATTCAACCGATACCTGGGCAGCCAGTTGTTATACCTCCTCCAGCTGTTGTAGCACCTACAATAGTAGGAACTCCAGTC ATACCTGTTACAACTACGACGAATTCCGATATTATGAGACGGGCACAAGAACAAGCAGCTCATCAAAAACAACAGGAAGAATTACAGAAGAAATTGTTAGAAGAGACAGAACCCCAAACATTACAGCAACAAGAAAATATGTCGATCAAAGGACAAAGTGCGCGTCATCTTGTTATGCAGAAACTTATGCGCAAAGTTGAATCCCGTGTTGTTATTTTACGAAACATGGTAGCCCCAGAAGATGTAGATGAAAGTTTACAAGAAGAAATTCAAGATGAATGTTCTAAATTTGGAGTTGTAGAAAGAGTTATTATTTATAATGAACGACAATCGGAAGATGACGAAGATGCGGAAGTTatcgtaaaaatatttgttgAATTTTCTCAGATGAGTG AAGCGGAACGTGCAAGGGATTCTTTGAATGGTCGTTATTTCG
- the LOC126924532 gene encoding poly(U)-binding-splicing factor half pint isoform X5, with product MASQRNQVQRQQALALMCRVYVGSISFELKEDTIRQAFLPFGPIKSINMSWDPVTQKHKGFAFVEYEIPEAAQLALEQMNGVMIGGRNIKVVGRPSNMPQAQSVIDEITEESKHYNRIYIASIHQDLTEDDIKSVFEAFGPITYCKLAQGSSPHRHKGYGFIEYETMQAALEAIASMNLFDLGGQYLRVGRAITPPNALMGPPSGTSMMPTAAAVAAAAATAKIQAMDAVASNAVALGLTKLGAAAPPILNQALPGIVRPTIAPATMMAPPTIATVAPVIPPPGIAIPQTLTRPPAIIQPIPGQPVVIPPPAVVAPTIVGTPVIPVTTTTNSDIMRRAQEQAAHQKQQEELQKKLLEETEPQTLQQQENMSIKGQSARHLVMQKLMRKVESRVVILRNMVAPEDVDESLQEEIQDECSKFGVVERVIIYNERQSEDDEDAEVIVKIFVEFSQMSEAERARDSLNGRYFGGRLVKGELYDQALFDNSDFSG from the exons ATGGCTAGTCAACGGAATCAGGTGCAGAGACAGCAGGCTCTCGCCCTCATGTGCAG GGTATATGTGGGCAGCATCAGTTTTGAATTAAAAGAGGACACGATTAGGCAAGCTTTCTTGCCTTTTGGTCCTATAAAATCAATCAACATGTCTTGGGATCCAGTTACGCAGAAGCACAAAGGATTCGCATTCGTCGAATACGAGATACCTGAAGCAGCACAACTTGCTTTGGAACAAATGAATGGTGTCATGATTGGTGGACGTAACATCAAG gTTGTGGGGCGACCGTCGAATATGCCTCAGGCCCAGTCCGTTATTGATGAAATTACGGAAGAGAGTAAACActataatcgaatttatattgCGTCAATCCATCAAGATTTAACTGAGGACGATATTAAATCCGTGTTTGAAGCGTTTGGACCGATTACATATTGTAAATTGGCACAAGGCAGTTCGCCCCATCGACATAAAGGTTACGGTTTTATTGAATACGAAACAATGCAGGCCGCGTTAGAAGCTATCGCATCAATGAATTTATTTGACTTGGGTGGGCAATACTTGCGAGTAGGCAGAGCTATTACTCCACCAAATGCTCTTATGGGTCCGCCAAGTGGAACTAGTATGATGCCTACCGCTGCTGCGGTCGCAGCTGCAGCTGCAACTGCAAAAATTCAAGCAATGGATGCTGTAGCTAGTAATGCAGTTGCTCTTGGTTTGACCAAGCTTGGAGCAGCTGCCCCACCAATTTTGAATCAAG CTTTGCCTGGTATAGTAAGACCGACTATTGCCCCAGCGACAATGATGGCACCGCCAACTATAGCAACGGTAGCACCTGTTATACCTCCGCCTGGTATAGCTATACCGCAAACTTTAACTCGGCCTCCTGCGATAATTCAACCGATACCTGGGCAGCCAGTTGTTATACCTCCTCCAGCTGTTGTAGCACCTACAATAGTAGGAACTCCAGTC ATACCTGTTACAACTACGACGAATTCCGATATTATGAGACGGGCACAAGAACAAGCAGCTCATCAAAAACAACAGGAAGAATTACAGAAGAAATTGTTAGAAGAGACAGAACCCCAAACATTACAGCAACAAGAAAATATGTCGATCAAAGGACAAAGTGCGCGTCATCTTGTTATGCAGAAACTTATGCGCAAAGTTGAATCCCGTGTTGTTATTTTACGAAACATGGTAGCCCCAGAAGATGTAGATGAAAGTTTACAAGAAGAAATTCAAGATGAATGTTCTAAATTTGGAGTTGTAGAAAGAGTTATTATTTATAATGAACGACAATCGGAAGATGACGAAGATGCGGAAGTTatcgtaaaaatatttgttgAATTTTCTCAGATGAGTG AAGCGGAACGTGCAAGGGATTCTTTGAATGGTCGTTATTTCG
- the LOC126924532 gene encoding poly(U)-binding-splicing factor half pint isoform X1, with the protein MEQSIKMVLMKQTLAHQQQKNKLVLRQQVLLLMCRVYVGSISFELKEDTIRQAFLPFGPIKSINMSWDPVTQKHKGFAFVEYEIPEAAQLALEQMNGVMIGGRNIKVVGRPSNMPQAQSVIDEITEESKHYNRIYIASIHQDLTEDDIKSVFEAFGPITYCKLAQGSSPHRHKGYGFIEYETMQAALEAIASMNLFDLGGQYLRVGRAITPPNALMGPPSGTSMMPTAAAVAAAAATAKIQAMDAVASNAVALGLTKLGAAAPPILNQALPGIVRPTIAPATMMAPPTIATVAPVIPPPGIAIPQTLTRPPAIIQPIPGQPVVIPPPAVVAPTIVGTPVIPVTTTTNSDIMRRAQEQAAHQKQQEELQKKLLEETEPQTLQQQENMSIKGQSARHLVMQKLMRKVESRVVILRNMVAPEDVDESLQEEIQDECSKFGVVERVIIYNERQSEDDEDAEVIVKIFVEFSQMSEAERARDSLNGRYFGGRLVKGELYDQALFDNSDFSG; encoded by the exons ATGGAACAAAGCATCAAAATGGTTTTAATGAAGCAGACTCTCGCACATCAACAGCAG AAGAATAAGTTGGTCCTGCGGCAGCAAGTTTTATTGCTAATGTGCAG GGTATATGTGGGCAGCATCAGTTTTGAATTAAAAGAGGACACGATTAGGCAAGCTTTCTTGCCTTTTGGTCCTATAAAATCAATCAACATGTCTTGGGATCCAGTTACGCAGAAGCACAAAGGATTCGCATTCGTCGAATACGAGATACCTGAAGCAGCACAACTTGCTTTGGAACAAATGAATGGTGTCATGATTGGTGGACGTAACATCAAG gTTGTGGGGCGACCGTCGAATATGCCTCAGGCCCAGTCCGTTATTGATGAAATTACGGAAGAGAGTAAACActataatcgaatttatattgCGTCAATCCATCAAGATTTAACTGAGGACGATATTAAATCCGTGTTTGAAGCGTTTGGACCGATTACATATTGTAAATTGGCACAAGGCAGTTCGCCCCATCGACATAAAGGTTACGGTTTTATTGAATACGAAACAATGCAGGCCGCGTTAGAAGCTATCGCATCAATGAATTTATTTGACTTGGGTGGGCAATACTTGCGAGTAGGCAGAGCTATTACTCCACCAAATGCTCTTATGGGTCCGCCAAGTGGAACTAGTATGATGCCTACCGCTGCTGCGGTCGCAGCTGCAGCTGCAACTGCAAAAATTCAAGCAATGGATGCTGTAGCTAGTAATGCAGTTGCTCTTGGTTTGACCAAGCTTGGAGCAGCTGCCCCACCAATTTTGAATCAAG CTTTGCCTGGTATAGTAAGACCGACTATTGCCCCAGCGACAATGATGGCACCGCCAACTATAGCAACGGTAGCACCTGTTATACCTCCGCCTGGTATAGCTATACCGCAAACTTTAACTCGGCCTCCTGCGATAATTCAACCGATACCTGGGCAGCCAGTTGTTATACCTCCTCCAGCTGTTGTAGCACCTACAATAGTAGGAACTCCAGTC ATACCTGTTACAACTACGACGAATTCCGATATTATGAGACGGGCACAAGAACAAGCAGCTCATCAAAAACAACAGGAAGAATTACAGAAGAAATTGTTAGAAGAGACAGAACCCCAAACATTACAGCAACAAGAAAATATGTCGATCAAAGGACAAAGTGCGCGTCATCTTGTTATGCAGAAACTTATGCGCAAAGTTGAATCCCGTGTTGTTATTTTACGAAACATGGTAGCCCCAGAAGATGTAGATGAAAGTTTACAAGAAGAAATTCAAGATGAATGTTCTAAATTTGGAGTTGTAGAAAGAGTTATTATTTATAATGAACGACAATCGGAAGATGACGAAGATGCGGAAGTTatcgtaaaaatatttgttgAATTTTCTCAGATGAGTG AAGCGGAACGTGCAAGGGATTCTTTGAATGGTCGTTATTTCG
- the LOC126924532 gene encoding poly(U)-binding-splicing factor half pint isoform X2, translated as MNGAMAMAPTSQNNVEPPNKKPRVEGNASEFLPGPIYDLNQIKQVVAGPGAKYLTLPGILGAGLPKITSEQQDTVNRAKKYAMEQSIKMVLMKQTLAHQQQQMASQRNQVQRQQALALMCRVYVGSISFELKEDTIRQAFLPFGPIKSINMSWDPVTQKHKGFAFVEYEIPEAAQLALEQMNGVMIGGRNIKVVGRPSNMPQAQSVIDEITEESKHYNRIYIASIHQDLTEDDIKSVFEAFGPITYCKLAQGSSPHRHKGYGFIEYETMQAALEAIASMNLFDLGGQYLRVGRAITPPNALMGPPSGTSMMPTAAAVAAAAATAKIQAMDAVASNAVALGLTKLGAAAPPILNQALPGIVRPTIAPATMMAPPTIATVAPVIPPPGIAIPQTLTRPPAIIQPIPGQPVVIPPPAVVAPTIVGTPVIPVTTTTNSDIMRRAQEQAAHQKQQEELQKKLLEETEPQTLQQQENMSIKGQSARHLVMQKLMRKVESRVVILRNMVAPEDVDESLQEEIQDECSKFGVVERVIIYNERQSEDDEDAEVIVKIFVEFSQMSEAERARDSLNGRYFGGRLVKGELYDQALFDNSDFSG; from the exons ATGAACGGAGCGATGGCCATG GCACCAACATCCCAGAATAATGTGGAACCTCCAAACAAGAAACCTAGAGTTGAAG GGAATGCATCAGAGTTCTTACCCGGCCCTATATATGATCTCAATCAAATAAAACAAGTTGTTGctg GACCTGGAGCTAAATATCTTACATTACCTGGCATTCTAGGTGCGGGTCTTCCAAAAATTACATCTGAACAACAGGATACAGTAAATAGAGCAAAAAAGTATGCAATGGAACAAAGCATCAAAATGGTTTTAATGAAGCAGACTCTCGCACATCAACAGCAG CAAATGGCTAGTCAACGGAATCAGGTGCAGAGACAGCAGGCTCTCGCCCTCATGTGCAG GGTATATGTGGGCAGCATCAGTTTTGAATTAAAAGAGGACACGATTAGGCAAGCTTTCTTGCCTTTTGGTCCTATAAAATCAATCAACATGTCTTGGGATCCAGTTACGCAGAAGCACAAAGGATTCGCATTCGTCGAATACGAGATACCTGAAGCAGCACAACTTGCTTTGGAACAAATGAATGGTGTCATGATTGGTGGACGTAACATCAAG gTTGTGGGGCGACCGTCGAATATGCCTCAGGCCCAGTCCGTTATTGATGAAATTACGGAAGAGAGTAAACActataatcgaatttatattgCGTCAATCCATCAAGATTTAACTGAGGACGATATTAAATCCGTGTTTGAAGCGTTTGGACCGATTACATATTGTAAATTGGCACAAGGCAGTTCGCCCCATCGACATAAAGGTTACGGTTTTATTGAATACGAAACAATGCAGGCCGCGTTAGAAGCTATCGCATCAATGAATTTATTTGACTTGGGTGGGCAATACTTGCGAGTAGGCAGAGCTATTACTCCACCAAATGCTCTTATGGGTCCGCCAAGTGGAACTAGTATGATGCCTACCGCTGCTGCGGTCGCAGCTGCAGCTGCAACTGCAAAAATTCAAGCAATGGATGCTGTAGCTAGTAATGCAGTTGCTCTTGGTTTGACCAAGCTTGGAGCAGCTGCCCCACCAATTTTGAATCAAG CTTTGCCTGGTATAGTAAGACCGACTATTGCCCCAGCGACAATGATGGCACCGCCAACTATAGCAACGGTAGCACCTGTTATACCTCCGCCTGGTATAGCTATACCGCAAACTTTAACTCGGCCTCCTGCGATAATTCAACCGATACCTGGGCAGCCAGTTGTTATACCTCCTCCAGCTGTTGTAGCACCTACAATAGTAGGAACTCCAGTC ATACCTGTTACAACTACGACGAATTCCGATATTATGAGACGGGCACAAGAACAAGCAGCTCATCAAAAACAACAGGAAGAATTACAGAAGAAATTGTTAGAAGAGACAGAACCCCAAACATTACAGCAACAAGAAAATATGTCGATCAAAGGACAAAGTGCGCGTCATCTTGTTATGCAGAAACTTATGCGCAAAGTTGAATCCCGTGTTGTTATTTTACGAAACATGGTAGCCCCAGAAGATGTAGATGAAAGTTTACAAGAAGAAATTCAAGATGAATGTTCTAAATTTGGAGTTGTAGAAAGAGTTATTATTTATAATGAACGACAATCGGAAGATGACGAAGATGCGGAAGTTatcgtaaaaatatttgttgAATTTTCTCAGATGAGTG AAGCGGAACGTGCAAGGGATTCTTTGAATGGTCGTTATTTCG
- the LOC126924541 gene encoding histone-lysine N-trimethyltransferase SMYD5 isoform X2 produces MDSTDFQIRLINNEKGKGLFAVRSFKYGDTILEEKPIVCCQFSWNLDFGYLACDNCLKPLETAEENVRRLTGNSAIILPYPECCETKKDLITECPECGTKYCSIECQNDAYLRYHSTICLQSREKDESHPLVQLNETWKQMHYPPESATVMLLIKMIALVNQADNKEEMLSTFSQFCHRTVNDTHEIAHKLLGEKFIGQIEVLRQMMQKAWFTPEGFKSLLALVGTNGQGIGTSAFSCWVKNVSALELPRDERIQVDKLIERIYDDMEEAVAFFWNNEGSGLYIFQSSINHSCVPNAVVEFPYSNNVLVLKAIRDIHPEEEICISYLDECCLERSKHSRHKALSSLYLFHCYCNKCLLQVNDPNLTSEDEIDDDDISS; encoded by the exons ATGGATTCCACTGACTTTCAGATCAGATTAATTAACAATGAAAAG GGCAAAGGTCTTTTTGCTGTACGTTCATTTAAATATGGAGATACAATTCTAGAAGAAAAACCTATAGTTTGTTGTCAATTCTCATGGAACTTAGACTTTGGATACTTAGCTTGCGACAATTGTTTAAAACCTTTAGAAACTGCTGAAGAAAATGTACGCAGATTGACTGGAAACTCAGCAATTATTTTACCTTATCCAGAATGCTGCGAAACAAAAAAAGATTTGATTACAGAATGTCCTGAATGTGGCACAAAATATTGTAGTATTGAATGCCAGAATGATGCTTATTTAAG ATATCATAGTACAATATGTTTACAATCGAGAGAAAAGGATGAGTCTCATCCCTTGGTGCAATTAAATGAAACATGGAAGCAAATGCATTACCCACCAGAATCAGCAACAGTgatgttattaattaaaatgataGCTCTTGTTAATCAAGCTGATAATAAAGAAGAGATGCTTTCAACTTTCTCACAATTTTGTCATCGTACAGTTAATGATACGCATGAAATTGCACATAAATTACTAGGAGAAAAGTTTATTGGACAAATTGAAGTGCTCAGACAAATGATGCAGAAAGCC TGGTTTACACCAGAAGGTTTTAAAAGTCTATTAGCTTTAGTAGGTACAAATGGTCAAGGAATTGGAACTAGTGCATTTAGTTGTTGGGTTAAAAATGTATCTGCTTTGGAATTACCAAGAGATGAAAGAATCCAAGTTGATAAATTAATAGAACGAATTTATGATGATATGGAAGAAG CGGTAGCTTTTTTTTGGAACAACGAAGGTTCTGGTCTTTATATCTTTCAATCGTCAATAAATCATAGTTGTGTACCAAACGCAGTTGTGGAATTTCCTTATTCAAACAATGTATTGGTTCTAAAAGCTATACGTGATATTCATCCAGAAGAAGAAATATGCATAAGTTACCTTGATGAATGTTGTCTAGAAAGAAGTAAACATTCTCGACACAAAGCCTTAAgctctttatatttatttcattgctATTGTAATAAGTGCTTATTGCAAGTTAATGATCCAAATTTAACATCAGAAGATGAAATAGATGATGACGACATTTCCAGctga
- the LOC126924541 gene encoding histone-lysine N-trimethyltransferase SMYD5 isoform X1, with translation MDSTDFQIRLINNEKGKGLFAVRSFKYGDTILEEKPIVCCQFSWNLDFGYLACDNCLKPLETAEENVRRLTGNSAIILPYPECCETKKDLITECPECGTKYCSIECQNDAYLRYHSTICLQSREKDESHPLVQLNETWKQMHYPPESATVMLLIKMIALVNQADNKEEMLSTFSQFCHRTVNDTHEIAHKLLGEKFIGQIEVLRQMMQKAVNIEFTEHWFTPEGFKSLLALVGTNGQGIGTSAFSCWVKNVSALELPRDERIQVDKLIERIYDDMEEAVAFFWNNEGSGLYIFQSSINHSCVPNAVVEFPYSNNVLVLKAIRDIHPEEEICISYLDECCLERSKHSRHKALSSLYLFHCYCNKCLLQVNDPNLTSEDEIDDDDISS, from the exons ATGGATTCCACTGACTTTCAGATCAGATTAATTAACAATGAAAAG GGCAAAGGTCTTTTTGCTGTACGTTCATTTAAATATGGAGATACAATTCTAGAAGAAAAACCTATAGTTTGTTGTCAATTCTCATGGAACTTAGACTTTGGATACTTAGCTTGCGACAATTGTTTAAAACCTTTAGAAACTGCTGAAGAAAATGTACGCAGATTGACTGGAAACTCAGCAATTATTTTACCTTATCCAGAATGCTGCGAAACAAAAAAAGATTTGATTACAGAATGTCCTGAATGTGGCACAAAATATTGTAGTATTGAATGCCAGAATGATGCTTATTTAAG ATATCATAGTACAATATGTTTACAATCGAGAGAAAAGGATGAGTCTCATCCCTTGGTGCAATTAAATGAAACATGGAAGCAAATGCATTACCCACCAGAATCAGCAACAGTgatgttattaattaaaatgataGCTCTTGTTAATCAAGCTGATAATAAAGAAGAGATGCTTTCAACTTTCTCACAATTTTGTCATCGTACAGTTAATGATACGCATGAAATTGCACATAAATTACTAGGAGAAAAGTTTATTGGACAAATTGAAGTGCTCAGACAAATGATGCAGAAAGCCGTAAATATAGAATTTACAGAACAT TGGTTTACACCAGAAGGTTTTAAAAGTCTATTAGCTTTAGTAGGTACAAATGGTCAAGGAATTGGAACTAGTGCATTTAGTTGTTGGGTTAAAAATGTATCTGCTTTGGAATTACCAAGAGATGAAAGAATCCAAGTTGATAAATTAATAGAACGAATTTATGATGATATGGAAGAAG CGGTAGCTTTTTTTTGGAACAACGAAGGTTCTGGTCTTTATATCTTTCAATCGTCAATAAATCATAGTTGTGTACCAAACGCAGTTGTGGAATTTCCTTATTCAAACAATGTATTGGTTCTAAAAGCTATACGTGATATTCATCCAGAAGAAGAAATATGCATAAGTTACCTTGATGAATGTTGTCTAGAAAGAAGTAAACATTCTCGACACAAAGCCTTAAgctctttatatttatttcattgctATTGTAATAAGTGCTTATTGCAAGTTAATGATCCAAATTTAACATCAGAAGATGAAATAGATGATGACGACATTTCCAGctga